In Cystobacter ferrugineus, the following are encoded in one genomic region:
- the atpB gene encoding F0F1 ATP synthase subunit A encodes MRKAMVLLASLMAGMAFAAPTEGEHAAPQSHLEKEEQDVAGYILHHVSDSNEYEFEIPLSNNHIKIHLPQFGIPLRAGVSCEPRPTPDGHGTAVPGWSEGCLDLSITKHTVMMWLAAVLLIGSLLLFSNRDKSKLVPRGTSANLFEMLVLFVRDELAIKNIGKEEGPRYTPYLLTAFFFILFMNLLGLFPWMATATGNIGVTVALAVCTFVLTQIAGIRAAGLGGYLAHLTGGVAPWLWPIMIPVEVLGLFTKPFALTIRLFANMLAGHIVIFFLLGLIFMLGHPAVALVSVPFAMGIYLLELFVAFVQAYVFTMLSALFIGMGVAMAHHHDDHGAEGKELGHSHDHGRAHM; translated from the coding sequence ATGCGCAAGGCAATGGTTCTTCTCGCCAGCCTCATGGCGGGCATGGCGTTCGCCGCTCCCACGGAGGGCGAGCACGCGGCGCCCCAATCTCACCTGGAGAAGGAAGAGCAGGACGTGGCGGGCTACATCCTCCACCACGTCTCCGACTCGAACGAGTACGAGTTCGAGATTCCCCTGAGCAACAACCACATCAAAATCCACCTGCCGCAGTTCGGCATTCCGCTGCGCGCGGGTGTCTCCTGTGAGCCGCGCCCCACGCCGGACGGGCACGGCACGGCCGTTCCCGGCTGGAGCGAGGGCTGCCTGGACCTGTCCATCACCAAGCACACGGTGATGATGTGGCTGGCGGCGGTGCTGCTCATCGGCTCGCTGCTGCTCTTCAGCAACCGCGACAAGTCCAAGCTGGTGCCCCGGGGCACGTCGGCCAACCTCTTCGAGATGCTCGTGCTGTTCGTGCGCGACGAGCTGGCCATCAAGAACATCGGCAAGGAGGAGGGCCCGCGCTACACGCCCTACCTGCTCACCGCGTTCTTCTTCATCCTCTTCATGAACCTGCTGGGCCTGTTCCCCTGGATGGCGACGGCCACGGGCAACATCGGTGTCACGGTGGCGCTCGCCGTGTGCACCTTCGTCCTCACGCAGATCGCGGGCATCCGCGCCGCGGGCCTGGGCGGCTACCTGGCGCACCTCACCGGCGGCGTGGCCCCGTGGCTCTGGCCCATCATGATTCCGGTGGAAGTGCTCGGCCTGTTCACCAAGCCCTTCGCGCTCACCATCCGTTTGTTCGCCAACATGCTGGCGGGCCACATCGTCATCTTCTTCCTGCTCGGCCTCATCTTCATGCTCGGCCACCCCGCGGTGGCCCTGGTCAGCGTGCCCTTCGCCATGGGCATCTACCTGCTGGAGCTGTTCGTGGCCTTCGTGCAGGCGTACGTCTTCACCATGCTCTCCGCGCTCTTCATCGGCATGGGCGTCGCCATGGCGCACCACCATGACGACCACGGCGCCGAGGGCAAGGAGCTGGGCCACAGCCACGACCACGGCCGTGCCCACATGTAA
- a CDS encoding ATP synthase F0 subunit C, with amino-acid sequence MTNFALAFLAAGIGAGLSIIGAGLGIGKLAAAAMDATGRQPAAGGDIRTTMIIAAALIEGATLFALVVCILLAIKA; translated from the coding sequence ATGACCAACTTCGCGCTCGCCTTCCTCGCCGCCGGTATCGGTGCCGGCCTCTCCATCATCGGTGCCGGCCTGGGCATCGGTAAGCTCGCCGCCGCCGCCATGGACGCCACGGGCCGTCAGCCGGCCGCCGGTGGCGACATCCGCACCACCATGATCATCGCCGCGGCCCTCATCGAAGGCGCCACGCTGTTCGCGCTGGTCGTGTGCATCCTGCTCGCCATCAAGGCCTGA
- the atpF gene encoding F0F1 ATP synthase subunit B: protein MFLPNVLAASSFVEVRPGLIFWTLVTFIIVAIILRWKAWGPILSLVEEREKQISSSIEAAKRERAEAEKLLAEQKTAIAEARREAQELLRRNQQEVEKFREDLMAKSRKEADAFKASAQREIEEQKSKAIAEVKAMTVDLAMEVAGKLLNERLDETKHRALAEQFVQGLPVKGGAERRS from the coding sequence ATGTTCCTGCCCAACGTTCTCGCCGCCAGCAGCTTCGTGGAGGTCCGCCCGGGCCTCATCTTCTGGACGCTCGTCACCTTCATCATCGTCGCCATCATCCTGCGCTGGAAGGCCTGGGGTCCCATCCTCTCGCTCGTGGAGGAGCGCGAGAAGCAGATCTCCAGCTCCATCGAGGCCGCCAAGCGTGAGCGCGCCGAGGCCGAGAAGCTGCTCGCCGAGCAGAAGACGGCCATCGCCGAGGCCCGCCGCGAGGCCCAGGAGCTGCTGCGCCGCAACCAGCAGGAGGTGGAGAAGTTCCGCGAGGACCTGATGGCCAAGAGCCGCAAGGAGGCCGATGCCTTCAAGGCGTCCGCCCAGCGCGAGATCGAGGAGCAGAAGTCCAAGGCCATCGCCGAGGTGAAGGCCATGACGGTGGACCTGGCCATGGAAGTGGCCGGCAAGCTGCTCAACGAGCGGCTGGACGAGACCAAGCACCGCGCCCTGGCCGAGCAGTTCGTGCAGGGTCTGCCCGTCAAGGGCGGGGCCGAGCGCCGCTCGTAG
- the ychF gene encoding redox-regulated ATPase YchF yields the protein MALSIGIVGLPNVGKSTLFNAVSAAGAQAANYPFCTIEPNVGVVPVPDERLDKLAALVKPLKKIPTSLEFVDIAGLVRGASKGEGLGNQFLANIRQVDAVLHVLRCFEDDNVTHVEGGVNPVRDRDVVDTELCLKDMETVDKRRERSQKNTKMGGKAAEEAKAELALLDRIKAGLDAGTTVRAQKLTDDERAVIRDLFLLTDKPVLYVANIGEKQIGKEDSDPFVKQVRDMATKEGAGVVVLAAAMESEIQQLPEEERPGFLESAGLTEPGLHKVVREGYKLLGLQTYFTVGEQECRAWTIHKGYKAPQAAGVIHSDFERGFIKAEVMRWEDLIKYGSESAVKEKGLLRVEGKEYVVQDGDCMHFRFNV from the coding sequence ATGGCGCTCTCCATCGGCATCGTCGGTCTGCCCAACGTGGGCAAGTCCACCCTGTTCAACGCGGTGTCCGCGGCGGGGGCCCAGGCGGCCAACTACCCGTTCTGCACCATCGAGCCCAACGTGGGCGTGGTGCCGGTGCCCGACGAGCGCCTGGACAAGCTGGCGGCGCTGGTGAAGCCGCTCAAGAAGATCCCCACGTCGCTGGAGTTCGTGGACATCGCGGGCCTGGTGCGCGGCGCCTCCAAGGGCGAGGGCCTGGGCAACCAGTTCCTCGCCAACATCCGCCAGGTGGACGCGGTGCTGCACGTGCTGCGCTGCTTCGAGGACGACAACGTCACCCACGTGGAGGGTGGCGTCAATCCGGTGCGAGACCGGGACGTGGTGGACACGGAGCTGTGTCTCAAGGACATGGAGACCGTGGACAAGCGCCGCGAGCGCTCCCAGAAGAACACGAAGATGGGCGGCAAGGCGGCCGAGGAGGCCAAGGCGGAGCTCGCGCTGCTCGATCGCATCAAGGCGGGGCTGGACGCGGGCACGACGGTGCGCGCGCAGAAGCTCACCGACGACGAGCGCGCCGTCATCCGCGATCTCTTCCTGCTGACGGACAAGCCGGTGCTGTACGTGGCCAACATCGGCGAGAAGCAGATCGGCAAGGAGGATTCCGACCCCTTCGTGAAGCAGGTGCGGGACATGGCCACCAAGGAGGGCGCGGGCGTGGTGGTGCTGGCGGCCGCCATGGAGTCGGAGATCCAGCAGCTTCCCGAGGAGGAGCGTCCGGGCTTCCTGGAGAGCGCGGGCCTCACGGAGCCGGGTCTGCACAAGGTGGTGCGCGAGGGCTACAAGCTCCTGGGCCTGCAGACCTACTTCACCGTGGGCGAGCAGGAGTGCCGCGCGTGGACCATCCACAAGGGCTACAAGGCGCCCCAGGCGGCGGGCGTCATCCACTCGGACTTCGAGCGCGGCTTCATCAAGGCCGAGGTCATGCGGTGGGAAGACCTCATCAAGTACGGCAGTGAGTCGGCGGTGAAGGAGAAGGGCCTGCTGCGCGTGGAAGGCAAGGAGTACGTGGTGCAGGACGGCGACTGCATGCACTTCCGCTTCAACGTCTGA
- a CDS encoding citrate/2-methylcitrate synthase codes for MVKERAAPAQSRFDSRHEELVSAQQAAELLGVKRATLYTYVSRGLVRCVPEPGTKEKRYVRADLARLKVRHDARAGHAAVAAGALRWGEPVIDSAVSRVGAEGLAYRGHSAVRLAVEGRSLEDVAELLWTGSLPAGPVRWPSPEPLLSPASVAALLPRDSPPLAVLLTVVPLLGAWDAVRFAAPAEQERIRARRLLRHLAAWVGGSHAPSRVGRALKERSVADALAVAWGVTEKRAPELLNRALVLCADHELNVSTFAARVTASSGADLYACMSAALSAVSGPRHGGACDRVEALLNEVGTPQRARQTVLERLRRGESVPGFGHRLYPEGDPRTPPLLEVVYALRPEPVAVRVLRGVEETMREAGYPAPTVDLGLVALASALGLPAGAAAALFAVGRAAGWVAHVLEQREQGELLRPRARYVGTPGTSEVSK; via the coding sequence ATGGTTAAGGAGAGAGCGGCACCGGCTCAATCTCGATTCGACAGTCGACATGAGGAGCTGGTGTCCGCGCAGCAGGCGGCGGAGCTGCTCGGGGTGAAGCGGGCCACGCTCTACACCTATGTGAGCCGGGGCCTGGTGCGGTGCGTGCCCGAGCCCGGAACGAAGGAGAAGCGGTACGTGCGAGCGGACCTGGCGCGGTTGAAGGTCCGGCATGACGCGCGCGCGGGGCACGCGGCGGTGGCGGCGGGCGCGCTGCGCTGGGGCGAGCCCGTCATCGACTCGGCGGTGTCGCGGGTGGGCGCGGAGGGGCTCGCGTACCGGGGGCACTCCGCGGTGCGGCTCGCGGTGGAGGGCCGGAGCCTGGAGGACGTGGCGGAGCTGCTCTGGACGGGCAGCCTGCCGGCGGGTCCCGTGCGATGGCCCTCGCCCGAGCCGCTCCTGTCACCCGCCTCGGTGGCGGCGCTGCTTCCCAGGGACTCGCCCCCGCTGGCGGTGCTGCTGACGGTGGTTCCGCTGCTGGGCGCGTGGGACGCCGTGCGCTTCGCGGCTCCCGCGGAGCAGGAGCGGATCCGGGCCCGGCGCCTGCTGCGGCACCTGGCGGCCTGGGTGGGAGGAAGCCATGCGCCGTCGAGAGTGGGCCGGGCGCTCAAGGAGCGGAGCGTGGCGGACGCGCTGGCGGTGGCCTGGGGCGTCACGGAGAAGCGCGCGCCCGAGCTATTGAACCGCGCCCTGGTGTTGTGCGCGGATCACGAGCTGAACGTGTCCACCTTCGCGGCGCGGGTGACGGCCTCGTCGGGAGCGGATCTCTACGCGTGCATGAGCGCCGCGCTGTCGGCGGTGTCGGGGCCCCGGCATGGCGGCGCGTGCGATCGCGTCGAGGCCCTGCTCAACGAGGTGGGCACCCCCCAACGGGCGCGCCAGACAGTGCTCGAGCGGCTGCGGCGGGGCGAGAGCGTGCCCGGCTTCGGTCACCGGCTCTACCCGGAGGGAGACCCGCGCACGCCGCCGCTGCTGGAGGTGGTGTACGCGCTGCGCCCGGAGCCCGTGGCCGTGCGGGTGTTGCGCGGAGTGGAGGAGACGATGCGGGAGGCGGGCTACCCGGCGCCCACCGTGGACCTCGGCCTGGTGGCGCTGGCCTCGGCGCTGGGGTTGCCGGCGGGCGCGGCGGCGGCGCTGTTCGCGGTGGGGCGCGCGGCGGGCTGGGTGGCGCACGTGCTGGAGCAGCGCGAGCAGGGAGAGCTGTTGCGTCCACGGGCCCGCTACGTGGGGACACCGGGCACGTCAGAGGTGTCGAAATGA
- a CDS encoding cupin domain-containing protein: MSPSHVVRSQDIPWTDITQGSRVAIRRKQLGAAAHGQKLGCSLLELLPGKQSWPFHYHLANEEALFILEGSGTLRLGDERIPVSAGDYVALPPGPACAHQLLNEGSQPLRYLAFSTQLEPDVLVYPDSQKIGVMAGSAPGGAKAARTLEAYLPLAAKVGYWDGETTD; the protein is encoded by the coding sequence ATGTCCCCCTCGCACGTCGTTCGCTCGCAAGACATCCCCTGGACCGACATCACCCAGGGCTCTCGCGTCGCCATCCGGCGCAAGCAACTCGGCGCCGCCGCGCACGGACAGAAGCTCGGATGCAGTCTGCTGGAGCTGCTCCCGGGCAAGCAGTCCTGGCCCTTCCACTACCACCTGGCCAACGAGGAGGCGCTCTTCATCCTCGAGGGCTCCGGCACGCTGCGGCTCGGCGACGAGCGCATCCCGGTGAGTGCCGGGGACTACGTCGCGCTGCCCCCAGGGCCCGCCTGTGCGCACCAGCTCCTCAACGAGGGCTCCCAGCCACTGCGCTACCTCGCGTTCTCCACCCAGCTCGAGCCGGATGTGCTCGTCTACCCGGACTCCCAGAAGATCGGCGTGATGGCCGGCTCCGCGCCCGGAGGCGCCAAGGCCGCCCGCACCCTGGAGGCCTACCTCCCCCTGGCCGCCAAGGTGGGGTACTGGGATGGGGAGACCACCGACTGA
- a CDS encoding aromatic ring-hydroxylating oxygenase subunit alpha: protein MLDGFAQEGLSDVWTPVAMSREVRGKPLGLTLAGERIVLFRDGRGTLAALKDQCPHRGVKLSLGKVGADGCLECPFHGWRFSASGSCTNIPLNALPEEKRQRYAVTAFAVRERGGFIWLYTRPGGEAPDEPYVPEALEKPGVHVGFYAETWNAHWTRAMENMLDSPHLPFVHQRTIGRALRRRMKPESTMEVELEHTPTGFRTHSSMDGVPPQGSLDWLRPNGMRLNIPIPGRLMQLHMWCIPVDANHTRMLLASARDFVHMQPLAALVDRYNTRILHEDRAIVESSHPVEAPPVSEERSVATDRATLAFRRWYHERKKQVTRGAPDEPAATPLAV, encoded by the coding sequence ATGTTGGATGGATTCGCCCAGGAGGGCTTGAGCGATGTGTGGACGCCCGTGGCGATGTCACGCGAGGTGCGGGGCAAGCCGCTGGGGCTGACGCTGGCCGGGGAGCGCATCGTCCTGTTCCGGGATGGGCGGGGCACGCTGGCGGCGCTGAAGGACCAGTGTCCGCACCGGGGGGTGAAGCTGTCGCTGGGCAAGGTGGGGGCGGACGGGTGCCTGGAGTGTCCCTTCCACGGGTGGCGCTTCAGCGCGAGCGGCTCGTGCACGAACATCCCCCTCAACGCGCTGCCCGAGGAGAAGCGCCAGCGCTACGCCGTCACGGCCTTTGCGGTGCGCGAGCGCGGGGGGTTCATCTGGCTCTACACGCGCCCGGGCGGCGAGGCCCCCGATGAGCCGTACGTGCCCGAGGCCCTGGAGAAGCCGGGGGTGCACGTGGGGTTCTACGCGGAGACGTGGAACGCGCACTGGACGCGGGCGATGGAGAACATGCTGGACTCGCCCCACCTGCCCTTCGTGCACCAGCGCACCATCGGCCGGGCCCTGCGCCGGAGGATGAAGCCGGAGTCGACGATGGAGGTGGAGCTGGAGCATACGCCCACGGGCTTTCGCACCCACTCCAGCATGGATGGAGTCCCGCCCCAGGGCTCGCTGGACTGGCTGCGTCCCAACGGCATGCGGCTGAACATCCCCATTCCCGGGCGCCTCATGCAGTTGCACATGTGGTGCATCCCGGTGGACGCGAACCACACGCGGATGCTGCTGGCGAGCGCGCGCGACTTCGTGCACATGCAGCCGCTGGCCGCCCTGGTGGACCGCTACAACACGCGCATCCTCCACGAGGACCGGGCCATCGTGGAGTCGAGCCACCCGGTCGAGGCGCCTCCGGTCTCCGAGGAGCGCAGCGTGGCGACGGACCGGGCCACCCTCGCCTTCCGCCGCTGGTATCACGAGCGCAAGAAGCAGGTGACACGCGGGGCCCCGGACGAGCCGGCGGCCACGCCGCTCGCGGTCTGA
- a CDS encoding TetR/AcrR family transcriptional regulator, with protein MARVKGSRNADYEKERARLLEATRLRLLAPDGAQASFRELAEAAGVSVATLRHYFGSREALVLEVMADMHRRGLPYLLASATEPHGPVRESLQWFLQTLLTGWRLGVGAVHAFGLSAGLGHATLGPAYVKELLEPTLQAAEARLARHIADGELRRCDVRHAALELVCPVVLGLLHQLQLSGASCRPLDVERFLEDHLDTFLRAHAVAAEPPVPPLPGAGRRV; from the coding sequence ATGGCCCGGGTGAAGGGAAGTCGCAACGCCGACTACGAGAAGGAGCGGGCGCGCCTGCTGGAGGCCACGCGCCTGCGGCTGCTCGCGCCGGACGGAGCCCAGGCGAGCTTCCGGGAACTCGCCGAGGCGGCCGGGGTGAGCGTGGCCACGCTGCGCCACTACTTCGGCTCTCGCGAGGCGCTGGTGCTGGAGGTGATGGCGGACATGCACCGGCGGGGACTGCCCTACCTGCTTGCCTCGGCCACCGAGCCGCATGGTCCGGTGCGCGAGTCGCTCCAGTGGTTCCTTCAGACCCTGCTCACCGGCTGGCGCCTGGGTGTGGGCGCGGTGCACGCCTTCGGCCTGTCCGCGGGCCTGGGCCATGCGACGTTGGGGCCGGCGTACGTGAAGGAGTTGCTCGAGCCCACGCTCCAGGCCGCCGAGGCCCGTCTGGCCCGCCACATCGCCGACGGGGAGCTGCGCCGCTGCGACGTGCGCCACGCCGCGCTGGAGCTGGTGTGCCCGGTGGTGCTCGGCCTGCTGCACCAGTTGCAGTTGTCGGGGGCGAGCTGCCGCCCGCTCGACGTGGAGCGTTTCCTGGAGGACCACCTGGACACCTTCCTCCGGGCCCATGCCGTGGCCGCGGAGCCTCCCGTCCCCCCACTTCCGGGGGCGGGCCGCCGGGTCTAG
- a CDS encoding DUF2062 domain-containing protein, with protein sequence MSSWWKQVKRKLRRARVRLVRSAGQPEQIAGGMALGLFVAMLPLLGLQLPLVVLIAELLRRLAHIHVSRVAALAGVWLTNPLTAAPLYGLCYVVGRPLAHYLLPASVRSTNAESAALELSTLSFSGPDALEVVLGLVLGSLMLGVPTAWLGYRITYGMVSRQRAQREQRRARRTRAPGLVAGT encoded by the coding sequence GTGTCGTCGTGGTGGAAGCAGGTGAAGAGGAAGCTGCGCCGGGCCCGGGTGCGGCTGGTGCGAAGCGCGGGTCAACCGGAACAGATCGCCGGAGGCATGGCGCTCGGACTGTTCGTGGCGATGCTGCCCCTGCTGGGTCTGCAATTGCCGCTGGTCGTCCTCATCGCCGAGTTGTTGCGCCGCCTGGCGCATATCCACGTGTCGCGCGTCGCCGCCCTCGCGGGTGTGTGGCTCACCAACCCGCTCACCGCCGCGCCGCTCTACGGCCTGTGCTACGTCGTCGGCCGTCCCCTGGCGCACTACCTCCTGCCCGCCTCGGTGCGGTCCACGAACGCCGAGTCCGCGGCGCTCGAGTTGTCCACGCTGTCGTTCTCCGGCCCCGATGCGCTGGAGGTGGTGCTGGGGCTCGTGCTCGGCAGTCTGATGCTGGGGGTGCCCACCGCGTGGCTCGGCTACCGCATCACCTACGGCATGGTGTCGCGGCAGCGCGCCCAGCGTGAGCAGCGCCGCGCCCGCCGGACCCGCGCTCCGGGTCTGGTCGCCGGCACGTAG
- a CDS encoding ATP-binding protein translates to MKASVGEASSRDRAFAEEVLSGGGDTGALMRALDWSKTPLGPVESWPQSLRSAISICLGSGFPINLYWGPEYVMLYNDGYAPIAGGKHPWALGRGGREVWPEIWDSIGESFARVLATGEATYLEDSLLLMHRHGYTEECYFNYTLSPIRGEGGRVEGIFNAVMETTYRVINARRNQVLRELGERMVLARSARDACTLAASTLGSSLADVTFCALYLVEDGDSDARLVAEAGLPPGGFPARLPLEAGPRAPWPLAEARSSGRVQQVMGLSERLGFVPPGGNWPEPTHTALVAPFLSSGAGEAFGFLIMGTSPRRAVDEDYLQFAERAAALVARSVSTATAFEVERKRAEALAELDRAKTVFFSNVSHEFRTPLTLMLGPTEDALASPDRVLRGPALEMVHRNELRLLKLVNTLLDFSRIEAGRIDASFVPMDLAELTRELASTFRSAVERAGLRLSVECAPLPEPVYVDRDMWEKIVLNLLSNALKFTFTGEISVRLEARGARVELTVRDTGTGIPPEALPRLFERFHRVQGARSRNHEGSGIGLALVRELVALHGGSVRAESTLGEGTAFFVSLPTGHEHLPPERLGIPRALAPTASRADAYVEEALRWVGVDGGPYSVPIAANTRPLPTGGARILLADDNADMREYVCRLLGERWRVEAVADGRRALEAALREPPELVLTDVMMPGLDGFGLLRALRAEERTRWVPVIMLSARAGEEAHVEGMEAGADDYLIKPFSARELLARVGARLEISRLRRANEEQVRQLNAQLELKVIERTAQLQESNQELESFSYSVSHDLRAPLRHILGFAELLGKSAGGGLDDKSRRYLRTIMEAAQKGGQLVDDLLAFSRLGRGELKRGRVDLVPLVDDIRAELVPEAEGRRVLWHVSSLPPVLGDPALLRLVLKNLLSNCLKYTRPRSEARIELSAEESPDEVLIHVRDNGVGFEMQYVDKLFGVFQRLHTSEQFEGTGIGLANVRRIITRHGGRVWAEGAVDEGATFHFTLPKASPSEVETPTT, encoded by the coding sequence ATGAAGGCGTCCGTTGGTGAGGCCTCCTCGCGCGACCGCGCCTTCGCCGAGGAGGTCCTCTCGGGAGGAGGAGACACGGGGGCGCTGATGCGCGCCCTGGACTGGTCGAAGACGCCCCTGGGTCCCGTCGAGTCCTGGCCCCAGAGCTTGCGCTCGGCCATCAGCATCTGCCTGGGCTCGGGCTTCCCCATCAACCTCTACTGGGGCCCGGAGTACGTGATGCTGTACAACGACGGCTACGCCCCCATCGCCGGAGGCAAGCACCCGTGGGCGCTCGGCAGGGGCGGGCGCGAGGTGTGGCCCGAGATCTGGGATTCCATCGGGGAGTCGTTCGCGCGGGTGCTGGCGACCGGCGAGGCGACGTACCTCGAGGACAGCCTCCTGCTCATGCACCGCCATGGGTACACCGAGGAGTGCTACTTCAACTACACCCTCAGCCCCATCCGGGGCGAGGGGGGCCGGGTCGAGGGCATCTTCAACGCGGTGATGGAGACGACCTACCGGGTCATCAACGCGCGGCGCAACCAGGTGCTGCGCGAGCTGGGAGAGCGGATGGTCCTGGCGCGCTCGGCCCGGGATGCCTGCACCCTGGCCGCCAGCACGCTGGGCTCGTCGCTCGCGGACGTGACCTTCTGCGCGCTCTACCTCGTGGAGGACGGGGACTCCGATGCGCGGCTCGTCGCGGAGGCGGGACTGCCCCCGGGCGGCTTCCCCGCGCGGCTCCCGCTGGAGGCCGGGCCGCGCGCTCCCTGGCCCCTGGCCGAGGCCCGGAGCTCGGGCCGCGTGCAGCAGGTGATGGGGCTGTCCGAGCGGCTCGGCTTCGTGCCCCCCGGCGGCAACTGGCCGGAGCCCACGCACACGGCGCTGGTGGCTCCCTTCCTGTCGAGCGGGGCGGGCGAGGCGTTCGGGTTCCTCATCATGGGCACCAGCCCCCGCCGGGCCGTCGACGAGGACTACCTCCAGTTCGCCGAGCGCGCGGCGGCGCTCGTGGCCCGCTCCGTGTCGACCGCCACGGCGTTCGAGGTCGAGCGCAAGCGGGCCGAGGCGCTCGCGGAGCTCGATCGCGCCAAGACGGTCTTCTTCTCCAACGTGAGTCACGAGTTCCGCACGCCGCTCACGCTGATGCTCGGTCCCACCGAGGACGCGCTCGCGTCGCCGGACCGGGTGCTGCGCGGCCCGGCGCTGGAGATGGTCCACCGCAACGAGCTGCGGTTGTTGAAGCTGGTCAACACGCTGCTCGACTTCAGCCGCATCGAGGCGGGCCGCATCGATGCCTCCTTCGTCCCCATGGACCTGGCGGAGCTGACGCGCGAGCTGGCCAGCACCTTCCGCTCCGCGGTGGAGCGCGCCGGACTGCGCCTGAGCGTGGAGTGCGCGCCGCTGCCCGAGCCCGTCTACGTCGACCGCGACATGTGGGAGAAGATCGTGCTCAATCTCCTCTCCAACGCGCTCAAGTTCACGTTCACCGGGGAGATCTCCGTCCGCCTGGAAGCCAGGGGCGCGCGCGTGGAGCTCACCGTCCGGGACACGGGCACCGGCATTCCGCCCGAGGCGCTGCCCAGGCTCTTCGAGCGCTTCCATCGCGTCCAGGGCGCGCGCTCGCGCAACCACGAGGGCAGCGGCATCGGCCTGGCGCTGGTGCGCGAGCTCGTGGCGCTGCATGGCGGCTCCGTCCGGGCCGAGAGCACCCTGGGCGAGGGCACCGCCTTCTTCGTCTCGCTGCCCACCGGGCACGAGCACCTGCCGCCCGAGCGCCTCGGGATTCCTCGCGCGCTCGCCCCGACGGCCTCCCGGGCCGACGCCTATGTCGAGGAAGCGCTGCGCTGGGTGGGCGTGGACGGTGGACCGTACTCAGTGCCCATCGCGGCTAACACCCGGCCCCTGCCCACCGGGGGCGCGCGCATCCTGCTCGCCGACGACAACGCGGACATGCGCGAGTACGTCTGCCGGCTGCTGGGCGAGCGCTGGCGGGTGGAGGCGGTGGCGGATGGTCGGCGGGCCCTGGAGGCCGCGCTGCGCGAGCCGCCCGAGCTGGTCCTCACGGACGTGATGATGCCGGGGCTGGATGGCTTCGGGCTCTTGCGCGCGCTCCGGGCGGAGGAGCGCACGCGGTGGGTGCCCGTCATCATGTTGTCGGCCCGTGCTGGCGAGGAGGCGCACGTGGAGGGCATGGAGGCGGGCGCCGATGACTACCTCATCAAGCCCTTCTCCGCGCGCGAGCTGCTGGCGCGGGTGGGCGCCCGGCTGGAGATCTCCCGGCTGCGCCGCGCCAACGAGGAGCAGGTCCGTCAGCTCAACGCGCAGCTCGAGCTCAAGGTCATCGAGCGCACCGCCCAGCTCCAGGAGTCCAACCAGGAGCTGGAGAGCTTCAGCTACTCGGTGAGCCACGACCTGCGCGCGCCCCTGCGCCACATCCTGGGCTTCGCCGAGCTGCTCGGCAAGAGCGCCGGGGGCGGGCTCGACGACAAGTCGCGGCGCTACCTGCGCACCATCATGGAGGCGGCCCAGAAGGGCGGTCAGCTCGTCGATGATCTGCTCGCCTTCAGCCGTCTGGGGCGGGGCGAGCTGAAGCGCGGCCGGGTGGACCTGGTGCCGCTGGTGGACGACATCCGCGCGGAGCTGGTTCCCGAGGCCGAGGGGCGCCGGGTGCTCTGGCACGTGTCGTCCCTGCCCCCGGTGCTGGGAGACCCCGCGCTCTTGCGGCTGGTCCTCAAGAACCTGCTGTCCAACTGCCTCAAGTACACGCGGCCCCGGAGCGAGGCCCGCATCGAGCTGTCCGCCGAGGAGTCCCCAGACGAGGTGCTCATCCACGTGCGCGACAACGGCGTGGGCTTCGAGATGCAGTACGTGGACAAGCTCTTCGGCGTCTTCCAACGCCTGCACACGTCCGAGCAGTTCGAGGGAACGGGCATCGGCCTGGCGAACGTGCGCCGCATCATCACCCGTCACGGTGGCCGCGTCTGGGCCGAGGGCGCCGTGGACGAGGGAGCCACCTTTCATTTCACCCTGCCCAAGGCGAGCCCGTCCGAAGTGGAGACCCCCACGACATGA
- a CDS encoding response regulator, with amino-acid sequence MSTLKRILLVEDSENDVQLTLAALEETHLANEVDVVKDGQQALDYLFRRGTFQARGEEHPAVVLLDLKLPKLNGLEVLARLKGDPELKTIPVVMLTSSREEPDLKRAYGLGVNAYVVKPVGFSAFTSALKELGLFWAILNEPPPGSVRKDSR; translated from the coding sequence ATGAGTACCCTCAAGCGCATCCTTCTCGTCGAGGACAGTGAAAACGACGTGCAGCTCACCCTCGCCGCCCTCGAGGAGACGCACCTGGCCAACGAGGTGGACGTGGTCAAGGACGGCCAGCAGGCGCTCGACTACCTCTTCCGCCGCGGGACCTTCCAGGCGCGGGGCGAGGAGCACCCGGCGGTGGTGCTGCTGGACCTGAAGCTGCCCAAGTTGAATGGCCTCGAGGTGCTCGCCCGGCTCAAGGGCGATCCGGAGCTCAAGACGATTCCCGTGGTGATGCTCACCTCGTCCCGGGAGGAGCCGGACCTCAAGCGCGCCTATGGCCTGGGCGTCAACGCCTACGTGGTGAAGCCCGTGGGCTTCTCCGCCTTCACCTCCGCGCTCAAGGAGCTGGGGCTGTTCTGGGCCATCCTCAACGAGCCGCCTCCGGGCTCGGTGCGCAAGGACAGCCGCTGA